The DNA window AAACTGGTATAAAAATATGAATGAAATAAATAATAAAGATAAAATATTTGCATATCCTGATGAAATAAAAGAGCGATTTAGTGAAACAAAAGGACTGGATTTCAGGGATGGAACCCATGTTTCAGCAACAGAGATCTGGGATTTTATGACAATTGAGGCTCCGAGAAGATTTCCTCATGCGTTCAGTATGAGCAGATTCCATAATAGCCAGCTGTCAAAGGATGTGGAGTTCTTCAGCGGGATCAAAAGGGGATATCTTTCCCTTACGCTGCGGGACCGTCTTTTGAAAGCACATAATGAGGGTACGCCTATCATACATGTGCAGGGAGGACAAACAGTTGATCCTTATTTTGCTGCGGGAGGGATACCCATCGTACCCGGACCGCTCAGGGGCTGGGCAAGGGATATGCAGGAAGGGTTGAGTTTAAGGGAAGCCGGCAACAGGGTGATGAAAATCCTTGAAGGCGGGAGAAAAGCGGTTTCTATCGATGCCTGCAACAATCCGATAGCTGCTATAGAAGCAATTCACCAGGAAATAGTGCCTGTTGACCTGATCGCGCCATACCTGTGCCTGCGCTGCTCTGATATAGGATATGCTATCGAATCTTACAGAAGCGGTAAACGCAAAGTCCCTGTGTATCTCCTGGATTACCCGATAAGCCAGGATAAAGACTGGACTGTAAAATATCTTGCAGCAAGAATTCATGGATTGATAAAAAAGATCGGGGAAATAAAAGGCAGCGAAGCAAGCGAAGAAGACCTGAAAAAAGAGATTAAGCTTGAGAATAAGGGACGGCGGTTATCGCGCGAAACTGTTGAACTTTCATGGTCAGCTTCCACTCCTCCAATGAACAGTACAGAGACTTCGAGTACTATCACTCTTGGAAGGTTTGACCGCGGCGATTCTCTTGTAGCAACACAGGTGCTGGAGGAAGCGAATCATGAGGTCAAAGAAAGAATAAAACATTCAGTAAAAGCAGATGGAGTAGCTGATGATCCTGTCAGGATATTTTCATGCGGTTCCTGTTTTGGTCTTCGCGGTGATTTTCTTGAAGATAAAGGCGGTATACATGTAGGAACAGATGACCACTTAAGCAAAATCTATGCTGATGTTGAGGAGACCGGAGATCCTTATGAGAATCTGGCCAAAAG is part of the Candidatus Methanoperedens sp. genome and encodes:
- a CDS encoding 2-hydroxyacyl-CoA dehydratase, translating into MNEINNKDKIFAYPDEIKERFSETKGLDFRDGTHVSATEIWDFMTIEAPRRFPHAFSMSRFHNSQLSKDVEFFSGIKRGYLSLTLRDRLLKAHNEGTPIIHVQGGQTVDPYFAAGGIPIVPGPLRGWARDMQEGLSLREAGNRVMKILEGGRKAVSIDACNNPIAAIEAIHQEIVPVDLIAPYLCLRCSDIGYAIESYRSGKRKVPVYLLDYPISQDKDWTVKYLAARIHGLIKKIGEIKGSEASEEDLKKEIKLENKGRRLSRETVELSWSASTPPMNSTETSSTITLGRFDRGDSLVATQVLEEANHEVKERIKHSVKADGVADDPVRIFSCGSCFGLRGDFLEDKGGIHVGTDDHLSKIYADVEETGDPYENLAKSVLSYHYEQPTEIRARWVVELVKQSRADGVICGTNWGCSFQSGISRMIADIVKEETGVPTINLEVAELGQLESVEQTQNRIESFIEMLS